The genome window TGTTAAAAAATGCAGTTCAAAGTTTACAACTCTTTTGTTTCATCTTGTATGCTCATTctttacttagaagaagaagaagaagagtttggatttatatcccccctttctctcctgcaggagactcaaaggggcttacaatctccttgcccttcccccctcacaacaaacaccctgtgaggtgggtggggctgagagggctccgagaagctgtgactagcccaaggtcacccagctggcgtgtgtgggagtgtacaggctaatctgaattccccagataagcctccacagcccaggcggcagagctgggaatcaaacccggttcctccagattagatacacgagctcttaacctcctacgccactgctgctcctagatttttttttcatgaattcTACTGTAGGACGCTGCTGTGCATGGGTTTAACAAcaaaacttttattggcatataaaaaaaGAATACATAAATAGAATACATAAACAAAAGATATTTAAATCAATAAAATTTCAAAGGTGAAATAaccattgttgaaggctttcacggccggaatcactggggtgctgtgtggtttctgggctgtatggccgtgttgtagcagcattctctcctgacgtttcgcctgcatctgtggctggcatcttcagatcctctgaagaggatcatcaggagagaatgctgctacaacatggccatacagcccggaaaccacacagcactccagtgaaaTAAGCTGTTGAAGTCTCCTAGCATGTAGCAGGAACTTTGCGACCAATTCTATTCATGGATTCCAATTTGCCAAAAGAAATAATGTTCTAGCTTTATCCGATTGCCCTTTTCTTCTGGAAAGGGTTCAAAAATTTAGCCTGGCTATTAGGAAGGATAATGAAAAAGTATACACTAAATACGGTAGATCTTGTGCTGTGATGCCAGCGtagtgcagtggctaagagatggactctaatctggagaaccgggtttgattccccactcttccacatagcagtatctggtgaacgggatttgtttctctgctcctccacatgaagcctgctgggtgaccttgaactactcagttctttggaactctttcagccccatctacctcacaagatgtctgttgtgggaagaagagaggaaatgagtttgtaagccccttaaagtctccttacagcagagaagagGGGgcagtacaaatccaaactcttctttttaagtctgcaggggcaaagcctagCTGAATAAGGAACTTTTTGAAACTTATACAGTATGGCTGAGAGTAGAGCATTAAATCTAGCTCACATAAAAGTTGTTTGCTACTGTGGGACAGTTCAGTGGTAGATGTATGGGGCTAGAGACCCCAAACTTAAAAGGATCCCCAAACAGATTAAAAGGATCCCCAAACAGATGGGGAACAGATTATCTTAGCGGCACAAATGAGTTCCTGTTGTTCTATACCAAACAGCctgcattttattatttcatatgcTGATGTTtcagatgccatattcagatgCTCCAAAGATATCAcgattgttttaatttttttcttcaatgtgGGTTAACCAAATGGAAGACGGATATTCTGTAGAGCATGTGGAAAGTAGGGCTGATGATTGGATCTAAAGAGCAGATGTAACTAGAATGTAATGGTTATCAGCCATGTTCTAGTAaatcagggatggccaacctatggcactccagatgttcatggacagcaatttccatcagcccctgccagcatggccccaatTGCCATTcttccatgctatgcaaaaggggaaggtacacaaccaaagtgaaaagaagaaaacttgtaccaaccaggctacaataaatacttcaaaaattgtgtctcccactggagtagcaatgtacttataagtaaccaaaataattttacaacacaataaccagatgttttggaaaaattattacatctcttCCACTGGAGAAATGAAAAAAGCAATTTCTAGATTCTAGATAGGTAACTGGCCTTGTAATACTTCAAGGCTAGCTGTTATCTGTGTTAAGATTATACTGCTATGCCGTTCTAAACTGTATACAAATTgcttttttcattactccagtgggagagatgtaacAGATCAGGGCCATGTACAGATTGAGGAGGTTTTTCTACAGAGACAGCCTCCGGGTTTGAATGAAAGTCtgaacggggtgggggtggggacaggaatTTTTGAACTTTCCCTTACAGAGTGAAAAGATCAAAtcttgtaggcagtggtggggttcaaataatttaacaactggttccagcggtgggattcaaatttaacaactggttgtttacgagcaccattttaaccaccggttctgctgaagtggtgcgaaccggctgaatcccaccactgcttgtagggCTATGAGACTTCAGCTGGTACTTTTAGAGTTGCTTGGCAACTTGATAAACAAACaaaggcagggaaggagggagggcgaCTGAAGTACCACTGCAGAGAGAGCTATTGGTGACACTGTGAGTGAACAGGCAGACAAGGTAGCAATGGGAGAAACAGCAGGGAAAGATGAGATGGCTGGATGGCATGGGCTGGTCCACCATTGCTCCCTCAAATTCCAACCTACATTTCCTAATTCTCCTGACCAGAAGGCCTTAAAAACTTTGTTTCTTCACCTTGGTCGCTGGGGCCGATTTCTTCAACAACATCTGCATTTTCAGCCTTTGGCTTTGAAACATCTGCAGCTTCCAAGACCGCATGAAACTCCACCTGACTGTCTTCCTTCTGTCTGGATTGAGCAGAGAAACTCAGATGAGAGACTGATCATATACTGCAGCAATAGCTCATCCTTGAGCTTGAAGTGGTAGGGAAGTCACCATTTTAGCTAACAATACAGAGCAGACAACGTGGAATAATTCCATGACCATTTTCAGTGTGACGACGTCACTAAGTGATTAAAGAATCTGGAAAACCATCCTTAAGCAGAGTTATTCCCAACTgagcccattgaagtcaacaggACTTAGAGTGGTGTAACTCTTTTTTTAATTGATCTTTATtaggtttctttaaaaattatttgacaTTTAACAAAACATTTATGACATCACACACATAAAACcatcaaataaacaaaaaacaaaaacacgtTATCACAACTTTCCAAATCTAAAAATTACTATGTTCTAAGTAATATTTTCTACTTTTATATCTTACCTATTATATTACTTCTCTTATAAGTACATTTCATAACACAAATATAATCACTTCCCATATTTAGCTATTATTATTCATCTTACCAAACTTCTAAACCATATATATACATttctttcttataacataaaCTGGGGGGTATATCATTAATATCATTAATCTTCTAATTTTCCTTTAACATTTACATAAACTTAGAATTTCTGATTGTCTTTCCATTTTATCCATATATTCCAATAATGGTTTCCAATCATTAACAAAATAATCTATCATTCCATTTTTAACTATCGTTGACAGTTTATCGTATCCCATACATTCTATCATCTTGTTAGTGCAATCCGTTATCTTTGGAAGTTCTTCACTTTTCCAATTTCTCGCGATAGAgtggtgtaactctgcataggttgGCTCTGGAGCAGCTCCAGTTCCAGTCAAAATGCTGTTACCACACTCCAGAAACACACAAACATACGTTTGGATTAACATGGGGAATTAGCTCCAGTCCAATCAAAcataaacaagaaaaacaaagcaCATGGTGGAATTTGTGGTGGAAAATGGTGAGTTGTAGACTTACGGTGACCTTGTGTCAGACCTCGGATCTGAAAATCACAGAAACTGTAcatttgttctaaagtctttTAATTAACACTACCTATATTCGGTTGCCCCCTCCCGCAGATTCAAACcccccctctacaaactacaaagcatttactacaaagcattgcaagcctgggaacagttcacaccttccttggtaagatctgtgtccaggatacCCCAGGCGGAGGCGCAAGACTTTCGCCCCACATCAAAGGATGGTAAACCACCTCaccctgccatttggcactgacaggctcagtcctgacacctTGTAAAGTTTTCACACTGAGAGGTGTTTAGGGGtattttgccactgcctgcctccacatggcaATCCTTGAGCTTCTtagtggtctcacatccaaatattgATCGGGGCCAACCaagcatagcttctgagatctgatgaaaacCTTTTTATTAGCACCAACTAAAAAACAGACATAAAAGGTGGTTTGAGCTATTGAGctcaccagaactcttcatcaggctgggctctacaaaattttaaaagaaaaagagtggAAAGCTGTGTGCAGTCACAGTGTGTAAGGTCTGATCTCGCATGCATTGACAGAGGGATGCCCGCAAACTATTCGCTTAGTGGGTCTGGCATCATCTGACTGCGTATTCTCTAAGAGGCTGAATTCAGTCCATTCTGTACCATCTCTGTTCTTTCATAGAACTACAGAAATCACCACAAGCCTATCCCAAATTTTCCATATAACAaccatatgatcaaaaattgggatcattttaaaagtgaacttacccaaagaatcaaagatgtatcacgacagtctgatctggcaagatattcagattgtCCTCCatactatacacagaaatatatcactgcccctgctccttatttaacttatctggataacaaagatctaaggagagcttttactcttgcaagaagtgcacatttaccttctgctgtcttagaagggaaatatcaaaagataccttatgctgcaaggttatgttcttgctctctgaattctgtagaaactatagggCATacgttattaaagtgtcccctttatgaggaggcaaggaaaaaatgcctgtcacatctactacacaagatgagatattgttctgataaagtttgttgtgaaaaactattacaagataaggagaatattactaaatgggtagcaaaattctgtctattcattatgaaaaagaaaaaaatgatctgaatatggtatccccttcagatatttttgttttgtttagtatttttatgctgtttggtgtgtttacaaagtataatgatatttagatggatagtgctggaatatttatttatttatttttcagttttttataccgccccatccccatgggagagagatctgcattcttgttttgttgtagatattttggagatttgtaatatatctggtcactgactgtaaataaagtcttcttcttcttatccaaaATTGTCCCAAGTGCTAAACAAGAAATAGGTTAGATCAGCTCCAGGCCCCCAGCCATTTATGTTAGTATCAGTCCAGAGGGAAGCAGAAACCATTCAGTCCTAACAGTTTGGTACATCTATCACTTTTTAGAACGTCGTTCTTCTCAAGAACTTCAAGTAGTTCTCTCTCTTATTCACTTATTTTTAAAGCCATGAACATCTTTAttaaacacaaaataaaagaaaatcctACATGGTATACATACTAATACGTGCCAACAATGTAGTATCCACAGTTATACATTTTTTGCTCTGAAATAACATGATCTCCCAACCATTGTCCAAAAACAGATCGTTCAGTAAATATTCCACAGCTGCTGAGAAATTATcagcaaagagaaaataaaatccaTTTCTAATTCTCTTCATATACTGgaaatttcaaaaaacaaaatctcataaaatacagaaaaaaagatgcCAAAAATACTTTTAGTGTGGCATTATTTAATTTACCTATTCAAACTATACAAAATATAATTTCTAACTTTCCCCCCCAACTGCCTGCAATTTAAAACCTGAAGGTGATCTACAAGGGTACCTTGTTTTCAGGATGATTATTAATGGTTCCCAAGTCTCTACATATAACTCTCAGTTCTGGTTTCTCTTATTCACTTTTCACTTCCCACGTAATTCACACATCTGGGCTCGATCTGGCCCTCGCTGCCTTCTCACCTCGTGTTCACTCGCACCAGGGGTGCCATCTGAGGTCCATACTGCAGAGCAGAGACAGACTTGCTACCCATGGCATAACGTGACTTGGAGAGGGAGAACCAACCCTGAGAGTGAAGAAACAGACAAAGTTAGAGATAAGGCtatctacggccccttccgcacacgcaaaataatgcattttcaaaccactttcacaactgtttgcaagtggattttgccattctgcacagcttcaaagagcactgaaagcagtttgaaagtgcattattttgcatgtgcggaatgagccaacgTTTCCCCCCTGCTAACTGGGTTTACGCAAACTCACACAACTGATATAGATTTTTTACTGACCAAAGTTATGCTTGAGCATAAGGACCCTAATATGTCCGGtgctgtggcaaaattctgttcatttgcttGCCAAAAACACAGCCTCGTTGTAAACAAGTGGGCAAGTGTCCCATCATAAAGGGGCATAACTGTTTTATCATGGTTGTTTTTGTACTTTGGAAACATTGCAATTCATTTGATGAATGTTTTAACTGTGTGTCGTGGTTATGTATTATAGTTATATTGCTGGTCTAAGACCATACTCATTAAAGTTGATTTGATTTGCCATTCTGTGCTGGCTACATTTGCAAAGAGTCTGTGTCTAGCTCTTAGGaactcttgatcctctttgatctgagattgcaaatgccttaacagtccaggtgctcgggagcaacagccgcagaaggccattgctttcacatcctgcatgtgagctcccaatggcacctggtaggccactgcgagtagcagagtgctggactagatggactctggtctgatccagctggcttgttcttatgttcttatgaactatTCTCCTAAAACTTTGTAAGGGAAGAAGGTGTTAAAAAGGCAGTTTCTGTGCCAGGTATCCATAAGCCACAGTGGAAATGCACTATGGTGAGAATAATGGGATCCCACAGTACAGAAGTGCTTGGCAGCTCCCCAAACCAAGGTGTCACCTGTTCCACCAAGCAGTTAAAAGATTCCCTCTTGGTTTGGAGGGACTCCAGAACATCAAAAAGGTGAAGGATGGTCTGGTCCAACTCCTCGCATACTTGACGTGGTCCCCTGTCCTCAGCTGGAGCCATctggaatgaaaacaaaatatggGTAATTCCATTTGTTCACACCCATCCTACTGCCCTGTAGAAGAGGCCCACGTTTAtaaccactcacacacacaatgttGGCCTCCTCACTGTGCCTTCTGCCTATGCTCCaccctgtagtaatgcactgctgacccagcagcaccgtggtagaacgttgggacgccatcGCGGACTCCACGGCTCTTTGCTGCTGGTCGAGACATCTCGCACTCCCCTACCTCTCACATCCCCTATGAGgtgcgggtcatgaactgtctggctcagccaccgggcgcagggacaatggtcttgcccccaggtgaggattaggcttccAGAGCGGCTTCACGGCTCCTCTCATCAAGACGTAGACGTAGAGCTGTAGGCAGGAGATCAtcacatgcatcacatgatgagtCTCCAGGTCTCCCTGATCTCCCACGCTCATCTCCCCTACCCACCTCCCTTTACACTTCACAATGAaactcctaataaaaggtgccagaggactcagcacagggagagttgtca of Sphaerodactylus townsendi isolate TG3544 linkage group LG03, MPM_Stown_v2.3, whole genome shotgun sequence contains these proteins:
- the CCDC115 gene encoding coiled-coil domain-containing protein 115, yielding MAPAEDRGPRQVCEELDQTILHLFDVLESLQTKRESFNCLVEQGWFSLSKSRYAMGSKSVSALQYGPQMAPLVRVNTRQKEDSQVEFHAVLEAADVSKPKAENADVVEEIGPSDQVLRQRKGLGKTEAPIRPPEDISQPAEKLEKQDPLTWFGILVPQSLRQAQKTFKEGIHLAAEIASMQSELEATRRQYRALLEEKQRLLARENIQDQP